A single window of Candoia aspera isolate rCanAsp1 chromosome 3, rCanAsp1.hap2, whole genome shotgun sequence DNA harbors:
- the ELOVL1 gene encoding very long chain fatty acid elongase 1 encodes MMDVLVNRYRDFMKGADPRVASYPLMDTPWLMTGIMLSYIYFVLSLGPRLMANRKPLNLKKFMILYNSFLVALSLYILHEFLMSGWLNGYTWRCDPIDTSQDPKALRMVRVAWIFIFSKIIELMDTVIFILRKKNEQVTFLHVFHHSVLPWSWWWGVKFGPGGMGSFHAMVNCMVHVVMYFYYALSAAGPAFQKYLWWKKHITAIQLLQFVFVSIHISQYYFMPTCNYQFPIFIHLIWIYGVIFFILFSNFWYQSYTKGKRLPKAMTQPQQNGFHENGAIANGKVKAN; translated from the exons acccCCGGGTTGCTTCATACCCACTTATGGATACTCCTTGGCTCATGACGGGTATCATGCTGAGCTACATCTATTTTGTATTATCACTGGGGCCACGGCTCATGGCCAACAGGAAACCTCTGAACCTTAAGAAGTTCATGATTCTTTATAATTCTTTTTTGGTGGCACTATCACTGTACATTCTTCATGAG tttctaATGTCAGGCTGGCTGAATGGTTATACGTGGAGGTGTGACCCTATTGATACATCCCAGGATCCCAAGGCTCTTCGG ATGGTCCGTGTGGCATGGATCTTCATTTTCTCTAAAATCATTGAACTGATGGATACA GTGATCTTTATCCTAAGGAAAAAGAATGAACAAGTGACCTTTCTGCATGTGTTCCACCATTCAGTGCTACCCTGGAGCTGGTGGTGGGGTGTGAAGTTTGGTCCAG GAGGAATGGGCTCCTTCCATGCCATGGTGAACTGTATGGTACATGTTGTGATGTACTTTTATTATGCGCTCTCAGCTGCAGGGCCTGCTTTCCAAAAGTACCTGTGGTGGAAGAAGCACATCACTGCTATTCAGCTG CTGCAGTTTGTGTTCGTCTCCATCCATATCTCCCAGTACTACTTCATGCCTACCTGTAATTACCAGTTCCCAATCTTCATCCACCTCATCTGGATTTACGGCGTTATCTTCTTCATTCTCTTCTCCAACTTCTGGTACCAGTCGTACACCAAAGGCAAGCGTCTGCCCAAGGCCATGACACAACCTCAGCAAAATGGCTTCCATGAGAATGGTGCTATTGCTAATGGCAAAGTCAAAGCCAACTAG